Proteins encoded by one window of Coregonus clupeaformis isolate EN_2021a unplaced genomic scaffold, ASM2061545v1 scaf0492, whole genome shotgun sequence:
- the LOC121560387 gene encoding AH receptor-interacting protein isoform X1, protein MEELATKLLAEGIQKKVVSPGKGDLSTFPDGTKVIFHYRSSLCDGTVLDDSRTMGGRSKPMELILGKKFKLAVWERVIATMREGEVADFTCDVKHTALYPLVSQSLRNISAGKDPLEGQRHCCGIAQIHSHHSLGHCDLDQLQANPQPLVFTLELMAVLTPGSFRLDIWAMTDEEKLEVVPQIHVEGNALYKRGDVKEAAEKYYNAIACLKNLQMKERPGDEGWIKLDLMITPLMLNYCQCQLIQGQYYEVLDHCSSIISKYEDNVKAYFKRAKAHAAVWNETEARADFAKVVELDPSLGPSVAKELRAMEERIRSKEKEEKGRYKSLFSYDSNAPATASTG, encoded by the exons GTGATATTCCACTACCGCTCCAGCCTGTGTGATGGCACAGTGCTAGATGACTCCAGGACCATGGGGGGCCGGAGCAAGCCCATGGAACTCATCCTGGGGAAGAAGTTCAAGCTGGCCGTGTGGGAGCGAGTCATCGCCaccatgagggagggagaggtggcagATTTCACATGTGACGTCAAG cACACAGCCCTGTACCCGCTGGTGTCCCAGTCCCTGAGGAACATCAGTGCAGGGAAGGACCCCCTGGAGGGCCAGAGACACTGCTGTGGCATCGCTCAGATCCACTCACACCACTCCCTGGGCCACTGTGACTTGGACCAGCTCCAGGCCAACCCTCAGCCCCTAGTCTTCACCCTGGAGCTCATGGcg GTTTTGACGCCCGGCTCGTTCAGACTGGACATCTGGGCGATGACGGACGAGGAGAAGCTGGAGGTGGTGCCTCAGATCCACGTGGAGGGTAACGCCCTGTACAAGAGGGGCGACGTGAAGGAGGCTGCCGAGAAGTACTACAATGCCATCGCCTGTCTAAAGAACCTGCAGATGAAG GAGCGTCCGGGCGACGAGGGCTGGATCAAGCTGGACCTCATGATCACACCCCTGATGCTGAACTACTGCCAGTGTCAGCTGATCCAGGGTCAGTACTACGAGGTGCTGGACCACTGCTCCTCCATCATCTCCAAATACGAGG ACAACGTGAAGGCCTACTTCAAGCGGGCCAAGGCCCACGCGGCGGTGTGGAACGAGACGGAGGCGCGGGCCGACTTTGCCAAGGTGGTGGAGCTGGACCCGTCGCTGGGGCCCTCGGTGGCCAAGGAGCTGAGGGCCATGGAGGAGAGGATCCGCTccaaggagaaggaggagaagggccGCTATAAGAGCCTGTTCAGCTACGACAGCAACGCCCCGGCCACCGCTTCCACG GGTTGA
- the LOC121560387 gene encoding AH receptor-interacting protein isoform X2, whose amino-acid sequence MEELATKLLAEGIQKKVVSPGKGDLSTFPDGTKVIFHYRSSLCDGTVLDDSRTMGGRSKPMELILGKKFKLAVWERVIATMREGEVADFTCDVKHTALYPLVSQSLRNISAGKDPLEGQRHCCGIAQIHSHHSLGHCDLDQLQANPQPLVFTLELMAVLTPGSFRLDIWAMTDEEKLEVVPQIHVEGNALYKRGDVKEAAEKYYNAIACLKNLQMKERPGDEGWIKLDLMITPLMLNYCQCQLIQGQYYEVLDHCSSIISKYEGEQREGLLQAGQGPRGGVERDGGAGRLCQGGGAGPVAGALGGQGAEGHGGEDPLQGEGGEGPL is encoded by the exons GTGATATTCCACTACCGCTCCAGCCTGTGTGATGGCACAGTGCTAGATGACTCCAGGACCATGGGGGGCCGGAGCAAGCCCATGGAACTCATCCTGGGGAAGAAGTTCAAGCTGGCCGTGTGGGAGCGAGTCATCGCCaccatgagggagggagaggtggcagATTTCACATGTGACGTCAAG cACACAGCCCTGTACCCGCTGGTGTCCCAGTCCCTGAGGAACATCAGTGCAGGGAAGGACCCCCTGGAGGGCCAGAGACACTGCTGTGGCATCGCTCAGATCCACTCACACCACTCCCTGGGCCACTGTGACTTGGACCAGCTCCAGGCCAACCCTCAGCCCCTAGTCTTCACCCTGGAGCTCATGGcg GTTTTGACGCCCGGCTCGTTCAGACTGGACATCTGGGCGATGACGGACGAGGAGAAGCTGGAGGTGGTGCCTCAGATCCACGTGGAGGGTAACGCCCTGTACAAGAGGGGCGACGTGAAGGAGGCTGCCGAGAAGTACTACAATGCCATCGCCTGTCTAAAGAACCTGCAGATGAAG GAGCGTCCGGGCGACGAGGGCTGGATCAAGCTGGACCTCATGATCACACCCCTGATGCTGAACTACTGCCAGTGTCAGCTGATCCAGGGTCAGTACTACGAGGTGCTGGACCACTGCTCCTCCATCATCTCCAAATACGAGGGTGA ACAACGTGAAGGCCTACTTCAAGCGGGCCAAGGCCCACGCGGCGGTGTGGAACGAGACGGAGGCGCGGGCCGACTTTGCCAAGGTGGTGGAGCTGGACCCGTCGCTGGGGCCCTCGGTGGCCAAGGAGCTGAGGGCCATGGAGGAGAGGATCCGCTccaaggagaaggaggagaagggccGCTATAA